Genomic segment of Hyalangium ruber:
AGGAACTGCTTAATATCAAGAAACTCCTGATGGCGCTCCAAGAAGAGTTCTGGACACTGCTGTCGAACGCAGGCCCTATCGCCATCAAGTAGCCTGGAGACTCCGTGATTTACCATCCCTGGACAGACGACGAGAGTGACGATTCTTACGCGTGGGTCAACAAGATCCCCAAAGAGATCGAGCCCAAGGATTACACCCTCAACAAAGGAATCTCGGTTCGTGAGTGGTTTCCCTCTGAGGTCATTTTCGACTTCGCACCACACAAAGGGATCATGCCTGCAGACTCCATTCCCAACGTCTTAGGCTTGCACATCGTCTCGGAGAAACTCAGGCAACTCCTTGAGTCTGAGACTAGTGCCCACTTCGAGTTCCTGCCAGTGCAGCTTCGCAACCACAAGAAGAAGATCCTCTCAGAAGCTTATTACCTAGCCAATCTGCTCGACGTAGTAACCTGTGTGGATCGGACTCACTCGGACTTCACGGCCGACGAGTTGAGCAAGGGTAAGATCCGTCTCTTCCGAAAGCTCGTGTTGGACACAGAAAAAATCAAGCCAGATGCAAAGATCTTCCGACTCGGGGAGCGACCACGACTGGTCATCGTCAGAGAGGATCTGGCCCGTACCATCACCGAAGCCGGTTGTAGAGGCATGCAGTGGATGGCGATGAAAGACTTTGGCGCTGAGTATAGGCCCAGAGACAACTACGACCTCTGACCCCCCAGCATCCCAGACCATGCCTCTCAGTATGCGCACTATCATTCTCAACCTAGGCCATGAACTCTCGACACTGCGAGAGTCCATTCTGGAGCCAGAGCAAGCGGCAGTTCGGGCACGGCTGCTGCACCAGATTTCGCTCAATGAGCGAATGCTGGCAATTGCCGTGCTGCTGGCGGAGGCGGATACAGCCAA
This window contains:
- a CDS encoding imm11 family protein, which gives rise to MIYHPWTDDESDDSYAWVNKIPKEIEPKDYTLNKGISVREWFPSEVIFDFAPHKGIMPADSIPNVLGLHIVSEKLRQLLESETSAHFEFLPVQLRNHKKKILSEAYYLANLLDVVTCVDRTHSDFTADELSKGKIRLFRKLVLDTEKIKPDAKIFRLGERPRLVIVREDLARTITEAGCRGMQWMAMKDFGAEYRPRDNYDL